The proteins below are encoded in one region of Methanosarcina barkeri 3:
- a CDS encoding inorganic phosphate transporter: MDLLIIALILAGLYMAWNIGANDLANAMGTSVGTGSLSIKQVIIIAAIFELLGAVFFGDRVTQTIANGIVPIDLIGKVHPNMVAVGMLAAILAASFWVTLTTFYNLPVSTSHSIVGSVLGFGLILVYNGTISVSEIHWGELIKIVASWFISPVLGAIFAYLTFSVIRRIYLHRAIDLPFVEKKFISLQLITGCYIAFAHGSNDVANAIGPLCAALKVMGVSGVEAGIPLWVLLMGGLGMVIGMATWGYKVVLTIGSKITELTPTRGFSAQFATASVVLLHSYSSLPISTTHTLVGSVIGVGLAGGIAAVDLRVIWRIISSWVATVPIAALTSALIFIGLEVIFL, from the coding sequence ATGGATTTACTTATCATAGCGCTTATTTTAGCGGGCCTTTATATGGCCTGGAATATAGGGGCAAACGACCTCGCAAATGCTATGGGAACTTCAGTTGGAACAGGGTCCTTGTCAATCAAGCAAGTGATTATTATTGCTGCCATCTTTGAACTTTTAGGCGCCGTATTCTTTGGTGACCGAGTTACTCAGACAATTGCAAACGGAATTGTCCCCATCGATTTAATCGGCAAAGTTCATCCGAATATGGTAGCTGTAGGGATGCTGGCTGCGATTCTTGCAGCAAGTTTCTGGGTAACTCTTACCACTTTTTATAACCTTCCTGTTTCAACCAGCCATTCCATAGTTGGTTCAGTGCTTGGTTTCGGGCTGATCCTGGTTTATAACGGAACTATCTCTGTTTCTGAGATCCACTGGGGAGAACTTATTAAGATTGTTGCCAGCTGGTTTATATCTCCAGTTCTGGGAGCAATTTTTGCTTATCTCACCTTTTCCGTAATAAGAAGAATTTATCTTCATAGAGCTATAGACCTGCCTTTTGTTGAGAAAAAATTCATATCCTTACAGCTCATAACAGGCTGTTATATCGCATTTGCGCATGGATCAAATGACGTAGCAAACGCGATTGGTCCTCTCTGTGCAGCACTTAAGGTAATGGGGGTATCAGGAGTAGAAGCCGGAATTCCTTTATGGGTGCTTTTAATGGGAGGCCTTGGAATGGTAATAGGAATGGCCACCTGGGGCTACAAAGTGGTTCTAACAATTGGCTCAAAGATTACGGAACTAACTCCTACACGTGGTTTTTCTGCCCAGTTTGCAACAGCGTCAGTTGTTTTGCTTCACAGTTACAGTTCGCTTCCGATTTCGACTACCCATACACTTGTCGGTTCGGTTATAGGGGTTGGACTTGCAGGCGGGATTGCAGCCGTTGACCTTCGTGTGATCTGGAGAATTATTTCTTCCTGGGTAGCAACAGT
- a CDS encoding phosphoribosyltransferase, translating into MFKNRKDAGEKLAKALEKYRTENPVILAIPRGGVEVGLQVAAKLDADFSLIIARKLPFPDNPEAGFGAIAENGSTFILENAYYWLSEETIEQIKQEQTAEIERRVKALRGGNPIPELTGRTVILIDDGIAMGSTMRAAIELCKNRKAGKIVVAVPVAGREIAEELQKKVDELVVIETPAYFRAVAQAYEKWYDVSDEEVLDLLRENIRKKELKDQDFHA; encoded by the coding sequence ATGTTCAAAAACCGTAAAGATGCAGGAGAAAAGCTTGCAAAAGCTCTTGAAAAATACAGGACTGAAAATCCTGTTATTCTTGCTATTCCACGTGGGGGAGTGGAAGTTGGACTGCAGGTCGCAGCGAAGCTGGATGCCGATTTTTCTCTCATTATTGCAAGAAAACTGCCTTTCCCGGATAATCCTGAAGCCGGATTCGGGGCAATAGCCGAGAATGGGAGCACTTTTATTTTAGAAAATGCGTATTACTGGCTTTCTGAAGAGACCATTGAGCAGATAAAACAGGAGCAAACTGCTGAGATTGAAAGGCGAGTAAAAGCTCTTAGAGGAGGAAATCCCATACCTGAGCTTACAGGGAGAACCGTGATTCTTATCGATGACGGCATTGCAATGGGATCTACAATGCGGGCAGCCATTGAGCTTTGTAAAAACAGGAAAGCCGGAAAAATCGTGGTTGCAGTACCTGTAGCAGGAAGGGAGATTGCAGAAGAGCTCCAGAAAAAGGTAGATGAACTCGTGGTGATTGAGACTCCTGCCTATTTTAGGGCTGTCGCCCAGGCTTATGAAAAATGGTACGATGTTTCGGATGAAGAGGTTCTCGATCTATTGAGAGAGAATATAAGGAAAAAGGAACTGAAAGATCAGGATTTTCATGCTTGA
- a CDS encoding SDR family NAD(P)-dependent oxidoreductase, whose amino-acid sequence MRLKDQTAIVTGGGRGIGRAICLSLAGEGANIVIVARTEREIRETARLVEREGREALAVKTDIRNEEEVISMVSKAMNAFGRIDILVNNAGVAYRKYLVETSTEEYDEIMDTNVKGMFFCTKYALPHLLRRGDGRIVNISSGAGKHGIPKLSIYCASKFAVIGFTESLAYEVGGGIQVYAVCPAGVNTGMYHSLFSDEPVLKPEDVANKVLELCLPEMTLPSGSSVEIYRQPMRIV is encoded by the coding sequence ATGAGATTGAAAGACCAGACAGCCATTGTAACCGGTGGGGGAAGAGGAATTGGCAGGGCCATTTGCCTGTCACTTGCAGGAGAAGGAGCCAATATTGTAATTGTCGCAAGAACCGAAAGGGAAATTCGAGAAACTGCCAGGTTGGTGGAAAGGGAAGGTAGAGAAGCTCTTGCGGTAAAGACTGATATTCGAAATGAAGAGGAAGTCATTAGTATGGTTTCAAAGGCAATGAATGCTTTTGGAAGAATTGACATCCTCGTGAACAATGCAGGAGTAGCATACAGGAAATATCTTGTGGAGACTTCAACCGAAGAATATGATGAGATTATGGATACAAACGTAAAAGGCATGTTTTTCTGTACAAAGTATGCTCTTCCCCATTTACTTAGAAGGGGAGATGGCAGAATTGTAAATATATCCTCTGGTGCAGGAAAACATGGTATCCCGAAGCTTTCGATATATTGCGCTTCAAAATTTGCAGTAATTGGATTTACAGAGTCTCTTGCTTACGAAGTAGGAGGTGGGATTCAGGTTTATGCAGTTTGTCCTGCAGGTGTGAATACCGGCATGTACCACTCGCTTTTTTCAGATGAACCTGTTCTTAAGCCCGAAGATGTTGCAAACAAAGTTCTGGAACTTTGTTTACCAGAAATGACTCTTCCTTCAGGCTCTTCAGTCGAGATTTACAGGCAGCCTATGAGGATAGTTTAA
- a CDS encoding SDR family NAD(P)-dependent oxidoreductase — protein sequence MSLAGQTALVTGGSKGIGRAICLALAKEGANIIIASRNESEIKETMDKLKEMGSKSLAIQADVRSEEDVRRLISMTIDKCGKLDILINNAGVAYKRRLEETTLEEYEKIIDTNLKGVFLCTKYAIPYIRESKNGKIINISSVGGLHGLPEFSVYCASKFGVNGITESIASELEGEIKVYAVCPGAVDTDMYRSLFSNRPSLKPEHIAEKVLELASPDSKVTSGKIIEIQAPPVPQL from the coding sequence ATGAGTTTAGCAGGTCAAACAGCTCTTGTAACCGGGGGAAGCAAAGGGATAGGAAGAGCTATCTGCCTTGCTCTGGCAAAAGAGGGAGCAAACATCATCATTGCATCAAGGAACGAGAGTGAAATCAAAGAAACAATGGATAAGTTAAAAGAAATGGGCAGTAAGTCCCTGGCTATCCAGGCTGATGTACGTAGCGAAGAAGACGTAAGGCGCCTGATTTCAATGACAATTGATAAATGCGGTAAACTTGACATCCTTATCAATAATGCAGGAGTGGCATATAAAAGGAGACTGGAGGAAACAACTCTCGAAGAGTACGAAAAAATCATAGATACGAACTTAAAAGGAGTTTTTCTCTGTACGAAGTATGCGATTCCATACATAAGAGAGAGTAAAAACGGAAAAATTATCAATATATCTTCAGTAGGAGGATTACACGGGCTTCCGGAATTTTCCGTATACTGCGCATCTAAGTTTGGAGTAAACGGAATAACGGAATCCATTGCCTCCGAGTTGGAAGGAGAAATTAAAGTGTACGCTGTCTGCCCGGGTGCTGTGGATACGGATATGTACAGGTCATTATTTTCAAACAGACCTTCACTTAAACCCGAACATATTGCGGAAAAGGTTCTGGAACTTGCCTCTCCTGATTCAAAAGTTACATCCGGAAAGATAATAGAGATACAGGCTCCTCCAGTCCCTCAGCTTTAA
- a CDS encoding ABC transporter permease has translation MHKGFLTIYWRDMLRFVRFRTLLFTSLIQPALWLAFFGIAMSNNFDRLTATMPAVPGVRAVGYLTFIGAGVIAMTTLFTSLFGGTVLLFDKNWGLMRETLSSPLPRIHIIVGIGLSAMTKSFIQAAVIMGFGLLLGVKFFEGYTATQVLISLIGITLFIGAFSLGFLFLSAAIAITMESPEGMQAVITLLTMPFFFTSNALYPANSFPPLLRALSTVNPLTHLVSGIRYFAIGSDFSSIGIRYTYTQGEAVTSFIALLIFATIMFLIARWRFTKVTVT, from the coding sequence ATGCATAAAGGCTTTCTTACTATATACTGGCGAGATATGCTGAGGTTTGTCCGATTTCGTACTCTCCTATTTACTTCTCTTATCCAGCCTGCACTCTGGTTAGCTTTCTTTGGGATAGCAATGTCAAACAACTTTGATAGACTAACTGCAACAATGCCGGCTGTCCCCGGAGTGAGAGCTGTGGGCTACCTGACTTTTATAGGTGCAGGTGTTATTGCCATGACCACGCTTTTTACAAGCCTTTTTGGGGGGACAGTACTGCTGTTTGATAAAAACTGGGGGCTTATGCGAGAGACCCTTTCAAGTCCTCTACCAAGAATTCATATAATTGTGGGAATAGGGCTTTCAGCCATGACAAAATCCTTTATCCAGGCAGCTGTTATAATGGGTTTTGGGCTTCTGCTTGGAGTCAAATTTTTTGAAGGCTACACAGCAACGCAGGTTTTGATTTCACTGATTGGAATCACGCTTTTTATAGGAGCATTTTCACTGGGATTTCTTTTCCTGTCAGCCGCAATCGCAATAACTATGGAAAGTCCGGAAGGGATGCAGGCAGTAATAACTCTGCTGACCATGCCTTTCTTCTTCACGAGCAATGCACTTTATCCGGCTAACTCTTTTCCTCCTCTTCTCCGAGCGCTATCCACAGTCAATCCACTTACCCATCTGGTCAGTGGGATCAGGTATTTTGCAATAGGAAGTGATTTTTCGTCAATAGGCATTCGTTACACTTACACGCAAGGAGAGGCTGTTACTTCCTTTATTGCACTTCTGATTTTCGCTACAATAATGTTTCTTATAGCTAGATGGAGATTTACCAAGGTTACAGTTACATGA
- a CDS encoding ATP-binding cassette domain-containing protein has product MEQNGVLILEDNIIEVNNLEYFFDEIKAVDDISFKVRKGEIFSFLGPNGAGKSTVINILTTLLPMQKGRVTIAGHDLRTEPEKVRESIGIVFQELTLDRDMTVQEILEYHGRLYSMPKTQRQARVDELLSLVELEAKRNVLTRHLSGGMKRRLEIARGLMTRPKVLFMDEPTIGLDPQTRIRIWEYVRDINRQGTTIFLTTHYMDEADQLSDYISIVDHGQIIATGKPWELKNALGQDIIYLETSDNQGASNILEGLDTVRGVRDKSKGIIVMVNVDGTHLLPEIMEKLQKGGIKIRVVNLKKPSMDDVFVHYTGRELRDTGTEKTVVVKPGGR; this is encoded by the coding sequence ATGGAGCAAAATGGGGTACTGATTCTGGAAGACAATATTATAGAAGTAAATAACCTTGAGTATTTTTTCGACGAAATAAAAGCAGTCGATGATATCAGTTTTAAGGTAAGAAAAGGGGAAATTTTCTCGTTTCTCGGACCCAATGGCGCTGGAAAGAGTACTGTCATCAATATTCTTACTACTCTCCTGCCTATGCAGAAAGGAAGAGTAACTATTGCAGGCCATGACTTGAGAACCGAGCCTGAAAAAGTGAGAGAATCAATAGGGATCGTCTTTCAAGAGTTGACTCTTGACAGAGATATGACTGTTCAGGAGATTCTGGAGTACCATGGAAGGCTCTATTCCATGCCAAAAACTCAAAGGCAGGCACGTGTGGACGAACTGCTCAGTCTGGTCGAGCTTGAAGCAAAGAGGAATGTTCTAACAAGGCATCTGAGCGGCGGAATGAAGCGAAGGCTTGAGATTGCGAGAGGATTGATGACCCGCCCGAAAGTGCTTTTCATGGACGAGCCTACAATCGGGCTTGACCCTCAGACAAGAATAAGAATCTGGGAGTATGTAAGGGACATAAATCGGCAGGGCACAACCATTTTTCTGACAACTCACTATATGGACGAAGCCGACCAGCTCAGCGATTATATAAGTATTGTAGATCATGGACAAATAATTGCCACAGGCAAACCATGGGAACTGAAAAACGCACTTGGTCAGGATATTATATATCTTGAAACAAGCGATAACCAGGGAGCTTCAAACATCTTAGAGGGACTTGATACTGTAAGAGGGGTTAGAGACAAATCGAAAGGAATAATTGTCATGGTCAATGTGGATGGTACTCACCTGCTACCTGAGATCATGGAAAAACTTCAGAAAGGGGGGATTAAGATCAGGGTCGTAAACCTCAAAAAGCCGTCAATGGATGATGTTTTTGTCCACTATACAGGAAGGGAGCTCAGGGATACCGGAACCGAAAAAACTGTTGTGGTAAAGCCAGGAGGGCGTTAA